Genomic segment of candidate division KSB1 bacterium:
ATATCAAATGGAGGGCAAAGCCATGAGAGACCTCTCTCAAACGCGCGTGCTGGCCGTGGTGGCGGCTCTGGCACTGGTGGCGATCCCCTTGTCGTTCAACTGCGCTAAGCGTGCCAAGCCCGACACGGGGAGCATCAAGGGGTTTGTGGTGGAGTACGCAACGGGTGTGCGGCTGGCAGGAGCTCGTGTTTCCGTCGTGGGGACCCGCTTTCATGCACGGACAGATCAAAACGGTGAGTTCGCCATTTCGAACCTGCCCCAAGGGGCATACGACGTCGAGGCGCAGGCTCCCGGCTATGTGAAGGCGCGGATGGAAGGGGTGACGGTGGAAAGCAGCAAACTGAATGTGCTCGTGCTCAACTTGAGCAAAGCGGGAGAACCTTTGAAGGGAGCGCCAAGCCAGCCGCTAGTGGTATCCCCCACGTGGGATGTGCCGCCCGAGCCAATCGGCGGGTTCCAGGCGATCCAGAACAAAGTGCGGTATCCCGAGGAAGCCAGGAAGGCGGGCCTCGAGGGGAGAGTGTACGTGGTCGCGGTCATCGACACCACCGGCACGGTGCGGCACGCGTACACCAAGCCAGACAGCGCCCCAGGTGCGGTCCAACTACACCAGGCTGCCATAGAAGCCGTCTCCGGCGTGCAATGGAGGCCGGCCAGAAAGCAAGGCAAGCCCGTGGCCGTCCAGATCGGCGTGCCGGTGATATTCAAGCTCAAAGGGGAAGAGGCCCCCTCTGCTGGGCGACGTGAGGATCTCCCCTTCTCTCCGTTCGACGAACCCCCAGAACCCATCGGCGGGTTTGCGGCAATCCAGCAAAACCTCCGCTATCCAGAAGCTGCGAGGAAGGCAGGTGTCGAGGGGAGGGTATTTGTGATTGCGGTTATCGACACCAGCGGGGTTGTGCGCAAGGCATGGGTTGAGCAGGGTATCTTTGCCCCCGAGTTGGGAATCGAGGATGCAGCGGTGGAAGCCGTGCGGGCCACGCGCTTCAAACCGGCACAATACCAGGGAAAGCCGGTCTCCGCGCAGATTGGCATTTCGGTTCTTTTCAAGCTCCAAGGGTAGAACACCCAGGGAAACCGCGATTGCGCATGTGAGGGGACAGTCGGAGCGCCGCCTGCCTTACCCTGAGCAAGCTGGCTGGCAGAAGCAAGACGGAAGCTGCTCGTAGGGGTGACCCAGGACAGGTGCGCCCCTCCTATCCGTGGAAGTGATCGCCTCCCTGGGGAGTGGATGCGGCGAGGAGGGACTGGCGACGGCATCCGGCATCTCTTCGCCGCGGGCACTCAAGCATGGGGAGACCGTTCAGGCTACACCCAGCGTGCCGCTCGTTCTTACCCTAGGGATGGATTAACCCATGTCAGGGGAGGTGCCACTAGGTACCTCCCTTTTTACGTCCCAGGTCATATGGCCTGTGCCAACTCTTTGTGCAACGACTCCCCTTGCTCCGAACCCATCCTCACTCCTTTTCCCCTTGCAATTGAGCTCCAATTTGCTATCTTTGGACCAGCCCGATGAAGCGAAAGCTCTGAGCAACGGAAAGGGACAGTGCATGGGCTTTTCCACCATCGATTACGCGCTGCTTCTTGTGTACCTCGCCGCCGTCGCCTGCTTCGGGATCTGGGCGGGGCGCAGACAACGGGATGTACGCGACTACTTTCTCGGCGGCCGCAGCATCCCCTGGCCGGCGGTCTGTTTTTCGGTTGTGGCCGCGGAGACCAGCACCCTCACCTTCATCAGCATACCGGGCCTGGCCTATATGACCAACCTCTCTTTCCTCCAGGTCACCTTCGGGTACCTGATTGGGCGGGTCGTGGTGAGCCTCGTGCTTCTTCCCGCCTATGCCCGCGGCGAAGTGAGCACGGCGTACGCCTTTCTGGAGGCACGATTCGGGGCCAAGACGCGCCGCTTTGCCTCGCTGGTCTTTCTCTTCACCAGGTTGGCCGCCGATGGGGTACGGCTTTTCGCCACAGCCATCCCTCTCAAGTTTATTTTGAAGGTGGACTATCCGGTGGCCATTGCAATTCTTGCGGCAGTGGCCTTCGCCTACACATTCGCGGGCGGCGTGCGCAGCGTGATCTGGATCGACACCGTGCAGATGTTCATCTACATAGGTGGAGCGCTAGCTACCGCCGCTATCATCGTGGGCCACAGCAAGGGAACCTTGGGCGAACTGTTCTATGCGCTTCTGTCCCAGGGTAAGCTCCACATCTTCGACCTTGGATTCGGCAAGGGGTTCCTCCAGAAGGCATATACACTGCCCGCCGGTCTAATCGGCGGGGCACTCCTCTCGATGGCCTCGCACGGCACCGACCAGCTGATCGTGCAACGCATCCTCACCACCAAGTCCCTTGCTGATGGGCGGAAGGCTTTGGTGGGCACAGGCGTGCTGGTCATTGCGCAGTTTGCGCTCTTCCTCCTCGTGGGCGCCCTGCTTTACGCGCACTATGCAGGGGCAAGTCTGGCGACATTGGGCCTCACGCGCTCGGACGAGGTATTCCCATACTTCATCGTGCAAGGCTTACCCAGCGGGGTTGCTGGACTCGTGATCGCTGGGCTGCTCGCAGCGGCCCTGTCCACACTCGCCGGTTCTATGAGCTCCATGGCCTCCTCGGTCGTCTTTGACCTATGGCGGCCAGCAGAAGTCAGCGCCCGCACCAGAGGCGGGGTCCGCGCTGGGCGCGTGGCTACCGCAGGGGCGGCTCTCATGCTGGTGCTCTCGGCGCTCCTCTTCATGAGCTCCACACGCGCAGTGGTCGAAACTGCCTTGAGCATCGCCTCCTTCACCTATGGGGGCCTGCTCGGCACCTTCCTTTTGGGCCTACTAGTGCGCGACGCGACCCAGGAGGACGCCCTTGCGGGTTTTGTCGCCGGGATTCTGGTCATGGTCACGGTGATCTCGCTGAAGCTGGTTGCCTGGACCTGGTACACGATGATAGGCGTGCTGACCACACTGGCCCTAGGGAAACTTTTGACCTGGCTCAAAGGGGAGAAAACAATCCAGCAACCGCCGACCAAGGGAACTAGTCAAGGCACAATGTCCGCGTAGGCGCCATTCATGGGCTTGAGTTCCGGATGCACCTCGGCAGGAGGCCCAGAGGCCTTTCAGGACCATTTCTGTCGCTTTTTCGAACATAATGGCCACCCACCAGTGCCCAAAAAGGGCAAATAAGGGTTGACAATTTGCGAGAGACAGGCTATATTTCAAATGGCCGGAAAGATCTGCAAGGAAACCGAGGCGTGGTGAGGATAGGAGAGGTGGTTGCCCGCGAAGAACGGGGGTGGCGATGTACCGCCTATGGGATGCGGGGTGGCACTGCCCCTTGCTATTGACCGGCGGCTGCTGTTCATCCGCGGACAACGGTCTCCGCAAAACTACTTCCACGTGCCCATACTCTGCGCTCCGGTACACACAATTTTCAATCTAACCGCAGGAGGGAACATGCCATGAGACACAGTCTACTCTTGACGGTAGTAGCCATCGCGTTTGTGGCGACAATCGGCCAAGCGCAAATTCCCCTGACGATGAGCTACCAAGGTTTGCTCACCGACGCCAGCGGTAATCCAGTACCGGATGGTACCTACGCGCTCACCTTCCGGCTCTACGAGGTGGCCACAGGCGGGGCTGCCCTATGGACAGAAACGCAGCCCGTGGTCATCACCGGCGGGGTAATGAACGTTACGCTGGGCAGCATCATCCCCATCAATCTTCCCTTCAACCGCCAGTACTGGCTGGGCATTGCCATCGGCACCGAGCCGGAGCTCATGCCGCGGGTACAACTCACCACTTCCCCTTACGCCTTTGCCGCCCGCGGCGTCTACGGCACTGAGAACGTTTTCCCTTCGACAGGGGCGGTCGGCATCGGCGTAACCTCTCCCAATGCCACGCTGGAAGTCGTGGGGGACGCAATCGTGCGGGTAGCACCTGAGGCCGGCGCAGTACAGCCTACCACCAAACTGCTCATCCATGGGCCGGAGGGACGTCTGCTCACCAAGACGGTACAGGAAGTAGCCTTACAAGGACCTCAAGGGCCTCCTGGACCGCAGGGCCCCGAAGGGCCACAAGGACCTCCGGGACCACAGGGGGAAAAGGGCGAGCGCGGTGAGCAAGGCCCCCAGGGCATTCAGGGTCCCCCTGGACCGGCCGGACCGAAGGGCGACCCTGGCGAGATGGGCCCCCAGGGACCACAAGGGCCCCCAGGACCGAAGGGGGACAAGGGTGACAAAGGAGACAAGGGTGACAAGGGGGATAAAGGGGATAAGGGAGACAAAGGCGACAAAGGTGATCCAGGTCCACAAGGCCCTCAAGGACCTGCCGGACCACAAGGGCCTGCTGGACCCCAGGGACCTCCCGGACCCATCGGCGGCAGTGACGGCCAGGTCGTGTACAACGACGGAGGAGTAGCCGGAGGCTCTGACATCTACTACGACGACGTGCGCAAC
This window contains:
- a CDS encoding sodium:solute symporter, translated to MGFSTIDYALLLVYLAAVACFGIWAGRRQRDVRDYFLGGRSIPWPAVCFSVVAAETSTLTFISIPGLAYMTNLSFLQVTFGYLIGRVVVSLVLLPAYARGEVSTAYAFLEARFGAKTRRFASLVFLFTRLAADGVRLFATAIPLKFILKVDYPVAIAILAAVAFAYTFAGGVRSVIWIDTVQMFIYIGGALATAAIIVGHSKGTLGELFYALLSQGKLHIFDLGFGKGFLQKAYTLPAGLIGGALLSMASHGTDQLIVQRILTTKSLADGRKALVGTGVLVIAQFALFLLVGALLYAHYAGASLATLGLTRSDEVFPYFIVQGLPSGVAGLVIAGLLAAALSTLAGSMSSMASSVVFDLWRPAEVSARTRGGVRAGRVATAGAALMLVLSALLFMSSTRAVVETALSIASFTYGGLLGTFLLGLLVRDATQEDALAGFVAGILVMVTVISLKLVAWTWYTMIGVLTTLALGKLLTWLKGEKTIQQPPTKGTSQGTMSA
- a CDS encoding M56 family metallopeptidase, encoding MIEQINFWGEAWARYFAQAVAQNTLFLALVLLTLWLLRRVQARVRFVVAMAGFAKLLVPLFVPGPDLFSVSAPEGQATVGRVVIEPVLESSSLPAHAARLSVAGVLFLLWVLGASAFLLLPLLQTGWLMYRLRSATGAPLPGAHEGRHALRVYRNPMVALPLSIGIRCRTVFVPPDWDQWPARGRQVAMYHELAHASRGDGWAQVVQLVARAIYFFHPLVWLLWRLAEDYREMACDDAARQAAHVSSLEYTRQLQKLAEAALNPERGTAGVTAFIRQRNKLLRRVKYQMEGKAMRDLSQTRVLAVVAALALVAIPLSFNCAKRAKPDTGSIKGFVVEYATGVRLAGARVSVVGTRFHARTDQNGEFAISNLPQGAYDVEAQAPGYVKARMEGVTVESSKLNVLVLNLSKAGEPLKGAPSQPLVVSPTWDVPPEPIGGFQAIQNKVRYPEEARKAGLEGRVYVVAVIDTTGTVRHAYTKPDSAPGAVQLHQAAIEAVSGVQWRPARKQGKPVAVQIGVPVIFKLKGEEAPSAGRREDLPFSPFDEPPEPIGGFAAIQQNLRYPEAARKAGVEGRVFVIAVIDTSGVVRKAWVEQGIFAPELGIEDAAVEAVRATRFKPAQYQGKPVSAQIGISVLFKLQG